One stretch of Xanthomonas sp. DAR 35659 DNA includes these proteins:
- the pal gene encoding peptidoglycan-associated lipoprotein Pal → MNKTTRVLLVSLLSVAALAGCTKKVKEVPQTDTTSTTGNTPSTGPSTSGLYGPGDLDTDACLRQRVVYFDLDQDSLKPEFQAIMACHAKYLRDRPSSRITLQGNADERGSREYNMGLGERRGNAVSSALQAAGGSAAQLTVVSYGEERPVCTESNESCWSQNRRVEIVYTAQ, encoded by the coding sequence ATGAACAAGACCACCCGCGTTCTGCTTGTTTCGCTGTTGTCCGTCGCAGCTCTGGCCGGCTGCACCAAGAAGGTCAAGGAAGTTCCCCAGACCGACACCACCAGCACCACCGGCAACACCCCCTCGACCGGCCCGTCGACCTCCGGCCTGTACGGCCCGGGCGATCTGGACACCGATGCCTGCCTGCGCCAGCGCGTGGTCTACTTCGATCTGGATCAGGACTCGCTGAAGCCGGAGTTCCAGGCGATCATGGCCTGCCACGCCAAGTACCTGCGTGACCGTCCGTCCTCGCGCATCACCCTGCAGGGCAATGCCGACGAGCGCGGTTCGCGCGAGTACAACATGGGCCTGGGCGAGCGTCGTGGCAACGCCGTGTCCTCGGCGCTGCAGGCGGCCGGCGGTTCGGCTGCGCAGCTGACCGTGGTCAGCTACGGTGAAGAGCGTCCGGTCTGCACCGAGTCGAACGAGTCCTGCTGGTCGCAGAACCGTCGCGTCGAGATCGTCTACACGGCGCAGTAA
- a CDS encoding potassium transporter Kup: MSSTPAPSPGSGHSADASHGKAGFALVIGAIGVVFGDIGTSPLYTLKEAFSPHYGLSSDHDTVLGVLSLAFWSLMIVVTLKYVTIIMRADNEGEGGIMALMALTQRTMRKGSRSAYVVGILGIFGASLFFGDGVITPAISVLGAVEGLEVAAPGLHAFIVPITVLVLVVLFLGQRFGTEKVGKVFGPITSLWFLSLAAIGIWNIVDAPEVLKAFNPWWAIRFFLDHGWHGVWILGAVVLAVTGGEALYADMGHFGARPIRHAWYYFVLPCLVLNYLGQGALVLKHPSALKNPFFEAVPGWALYPMIVLATLAAVIASQAVITGAFSIARQAMQLGYIPRMLIKHTSHDTIGQIYIPGINWLLMVMVIALVLIFRSSTNLAVAYGISVSATMLIDTLLLALVARALWPRWRNWVLPLCVVFFVIDAAFLIANGAKLLQGAWFPVALGIVMFTMMRTWRRGRELLREEIRKDGIQIDSFLPGLMLAPPVRVPGTAVFLTADSTVVPHALMHNLKHNKVLHERNVFLTVETLPVPYAAAKQRLKMDAIGDEFYRVIVRFGFMETPDVPLALMRSCDQGGTYFDPMDTTYFASRETIVASANRGMPIWRDKLFAVMHRNAAPATGFFRIPGNRLVELGAQVEI; encoded by the coding sequence ATGTCCTCCACTCCCGCTCCGTCCCCCGGCTCCGGCCATTCGGCCGACGCCTCGCATGGCAAGGCCGGCTTCGCGCTGGTCATCGGCGCCATCGGCGTGGTGTTCGGCGACATCGGCACCAGTCCGCTGTACACGCTCAAGGAGGCGTTCTCGCCGCACTACGGCCTGAGCAGCGACCACGACACCGTGCTCGGCGTGCTGTCGCTGGCGTTCTGGTCGCTGATGATCGTGGTGACGCTCAAGTACGTCACCATCATCATGCGCGCCGACAACGAGGGCGAGGGCGGCATCATGGCATTGATGGCGCTGACCCAGCGCACCATGCGCAAGGGCTCGCGCTCGGCCTACGTGGTCGGCATCCTCGGGATCTTCGGCGCCTCGCTGTTCTTCGGCGACGGCGTGATCACCCCCGCCATCTCGGTGCTGGGCGCGGTCGAGGGCCTGGAAGTCGCGGCGCCGGGACTGCATGCCTTCATCGTGCCGATCACGGTGCTGGTGCTGGTGGTCCTGTTCCTGGGCCAGCGCTTCGGCACCGAGAAGGTCGGCAAGGTGTTCGGCCCGATCACCTCGCTGTGGTTCCTGTCGCTGGCGGCGATCGGCATCTGGAACATCGTCGATGCGCCGGAAGTGCTGAAGGCGTTCAATCCATGGTGGGCGATCCGCTTCTTCCTCGACCACGGCTGGCACGGCGTGTGGATCCTCGGCGCGGTGGTGCTGGCGGTGACCGGCGGCGAGGCGCTGTACGCGGACATGGGCCACTTCGGCGCGCGCCCGATTCGCCATGCCTGGTACTACTTCGTGCTGCCGTGCCTGGTGCTGAACTACCTGGGGCAGGGCGCGCTGGTGCTCAAGCATCCGTCGGCGCTGAAGAACCCGTTCTTCGAAGCGGTGCCGGGCTGGGCGCTGTACCCGATGATCGTGCTGGCCACGTTGGCGGCGGTGATCGCCTCGCAGGCGGTGATCACCGGCGCGTTCTCGATCGCGCGTCAGGCCATGCAGCTGGGCTACATCCCGCGCATGCTGATCAAGCACACCTCGCACGACACCATCGGCCAGATCTACATTCCCGGCATCAACTGGCTGCTGATGGTGATGGTGATCGCGCTGGTGCTGATCTTCCGCAGCTCCACCAACCTGGCGGTGGCCTACGGCATCTCGGTCTCGGCGACGATGCTGATCGACACCCTGTTGCTGGCGCTGGTGGCGCGCGCGCTGTGGCCGCGCTGGCGCAACTGGGTGTTGCCGCTGTGCGTGGTGTTCTTCGTCATCGACGCCGCGTTCCTGATCGCCAACGGCGCCAAGCTGCTGCAGGGCGCCTGGTTCCCGGTGGCGCTGGGCATCGTGATGTTCACCATGATGCGCACCTGGCGCCGAGGCCGCGAGTTGCTGCGCGAGGAGATCCGCAAGGACGGCATCCAGATCGACAGCTTCCTGCCCGGGCTGATGCTGGCGCCGCCGGTGCGCGTGCCCGGGACGGCGGTGTTCCTGACCGCCGACTCCACCGTGGTGCCGCACGCGCTGATGCACAACCTCAAGCACAACAAGGTGCTGCACGAGCGCAACGTGTTCCTGACCGTGGAAACCCTGCCGGTGCCCTACGCCGCGGCCAAGCAGCGGCTGAAGATGGATGCCATCGGCGACGAATTCTACCGGGTGATCGTGCGCTTCGGCTTCATGGAGACCCCGGACGTGCCGCTGGCGCTGATGCGCTCCTGCGACCAGGGCGGGACCTATTTCGACCCGATGGACACCACGTACTTCGCCAGCCGCGAGACCATCGTGGCCAGCGCCAACCGTGGCATGCCGATCTGGCGCGACAAGCTGTTCGCGGTCATGCACCGCAACGCCGCCCCCGCCACCGGCTTCTTCCGCATCCCCGGCAACCGCCTGGTGGAGTTGGGCGCGCAGGTGGAGATCTGA
- the queE gene encoding 7-carboxy-7-deazaguanine synthase QueE, translating to MAAVPSDIVQSPRLKLTEIFLSLQGEAESAGWPTVFVRLTGCPLRCSYCDTAYAFHGGQWWDIEAILAEVARHGVRHVCVTGGEPLAQKRCLRLLEQLCDAGYDVSLETSGALDIAEVDPRVSRVLDIKTPASQEVQRNRWENLPLLTARDQIKFVLCGRADYEWARAIVAEHRLHERCTVWFSPSKSELAPRDLADWIVADRLPVRFQMQLHKLLWNDEPGR from the coding sequence ATGGCCGCCGTTCCCAGCGATATCGTCCAAAGCCCGCGCCTGAAGCTGACGGAGATCTTCCTGTCGCTGCAGGGCGAAGCCGAGAGCGCCGGCTGGCCGACCGTGTTCGTGCGCCTGACCGGCTGCCCGCTGCGCTGCAGCTACTGCGACACCGCCTACGCCTTCCATGGCGGGCAATGGTGGGACATCGAGGCGATCCTGGCCGAAGTGGCGCGCCACGGCGTGCGCCACGTCTGCGTGACCGGCGGCGAGCCGCTGGCGCAGAAACGCTGCCTGCGCCTGCTCGAACAGTTGTGCGACGCCGGCTACGACGTGTCGCTGGAAACCTCCGGCGCGCTGGACATCGCCGAGGTCGACCCGCGCGTATCGCGGGTGCTCGACATCAAGACGCCGGCCTCGCAGGAAGTGCAGCGCAACCGCTGGGAGAACCTGCCGCTGCTGACCGCGCGCGACCAGATCAAGTTCGTGCTGTGCGGCCGCGCCGATTACGAGTGGGCGCGCGCGATCGTCGCCGAGCACCGCCTGCACGAGCGCTGCACGGTCTGGTTCTCGCCGAGCAAGAGCGAACTGGCGCCGCGCGACCTGGCCGACTGGATCGTCGCCGACCGCCTGCCGGTGCGTTTCCAGATGCAGTTGCACAAGCTGCTGTGGAACGACGAGCCAGGCCGTTAG
- the ybgC gene encoding tol-pal system-associated acyl-CoA thioesterase, protein MTAHSPFPVPDSRLFSWPTRIYWEDTDAGGVVYHARYVAFLERARTEWLRALGYGQERLRLQHDLVFAVRAMQLDFLRPARLDDTLQVGVALSHCKRASLVFAQSIHRDGELLLRAQVKVAALGAGTFRPRGIDDALHDALKVLEITEAELLRNDG, encoded by the coding sequence TTGACTGCCCATTCTCCATTCCCTGTTCCCGATTCCCGGCTATTCAGTTGGCCGACACGCATCTACTGGGAAGATACCGACGCCGGTGGGGTGGTCTACCATGCGCGTTACGTCGCCTTTCTGGAGCGCGCGCGCACGGAGTGGTTGCGTGCGCTGGGCTATGGACAGGAGCGCCTGCGCCTGCAACACGATCTGGTGTTCGCGGTGCGCGCGATGCAGCTCGACTTCCTGCGCCCGGCCCGCCTCGACGATACCCTGCAGGTCGGCGTCGCGCTGTCGCACTGCAAGCGCGCCAGCCTGGTGTTCGCGCAGTCGATCCACCGCGACGGCGAATTGCTGTTGCGCGCGCAGGTGAAGGTGGCGGCGCTGGGCGCCGGCACTTTCCGCCCGCGCGGCATCGACGACGCGCTGCACGACGCATTGAAAGTTCTCGAAATCACTGAAGCCGAATTACTGAGGAACGACGGATGA
- the ruvB gene encoding Holliday junction branch migration DNA helicase RuvB yields the protein MDRIIASSATREDEATEASIRPKRLDDYLGQQPVREQLSIYIEAAKARAEALDHVLIFGPPGLGKTTLSHVIANELGVNLRVTSGPVIEKAGDLAALLTNLQPHDVLFVDEIHRLSPVVEEVLYPAMEDFQIDIMIGEGPAARSIKIDLPPFTLIGATTRAGLLTAPLRDRFGIVQRLAFYTPDELAQIVRRSASILGIACDADGCAEIARRARGTPRIANRLLRRVRDYAQVRAGGHIDLAVAQAAMQMLKVDPEGFDELDRRMLRTIIEYFDGGPVGVESLAASLSEERGTLEDVIEPYLIQQGYLIRTARGRMATNKAYLHLGLQPKSRELGIGNGESGALF from the coding sequence ATGGACCGCATCATCGCCAGCAGCGCCACCCGCGAGGATGAGGCGACCGAAGCCAGCATCCGCCCCAAGCGGCTGGACGACTATCTCGGCCAGCAGCCGGTGCGCGAGCAGCTGTCGATCTACATCGAGGCGGCCAAGGCCCGCGCCGAGGCGCTGGACCATGTGCTGATCTTCGGGCCGCCGGGCCTGGGCAAGACCACCCTCAGCCACGTCATCGCCAACGAGCTGGGGGTCAACCTGCGGGTCACCTCCGGCCCGGTGATCGAGAAGGCCGGCGACCTAGCGGCGCTGCTGACCAACCTGCAGCCGCACGACGTGCTGTTCGTCGACGAGATCCACCGCCTGTCGCCGGTGGTCGAGGAAGTGCTGTACCCGGCGATGGAAGACTTCCAGATCGACATCATGATCGGCGAGGGCCCGGCCGCGCGCTCGATCAAGATCGACCTGCCGCCGTTCACCCTGATCGGCGCCACCACCCGCGCCGGCCTGCTGACCGCGCCGTTGCGCGACCGCTTCGGCATCGTCCAGCGCCTGGCGTTCTATACCCCGGACGAGCTGGCGCAGATCGTGCGCCGCTCCGCCAGCATCCTCGGCATCGCCTGCGACGCCGACGGCTGCGCCGAGATCGCGCGCCGCGCGCGCGGCACCCCGCGCATCGCCAACCGCCTGCTGCGCCGGGTCCGCGACTATGCCCAGGTGCGCGCCGGCGGCCACATCGATCTGGCGGTTGCGCAGGCCGCGATGCAGATGCTCAAGGTCGACCCGGAAGGCTTCGACGAGCTCGACCGGCGCATGCTGCGCACCATCATCGAGTACTTCGACGGCGGCCCGGTCGGGGTCGAGTCGCTGGCCGCCTCGCTGTCGGAGGAGCGCGGCACCCTGGAGGACGTGATCGAGCCCTACCTGATCCAGCAGGGCTATCTCATCCGCACCGCCCGCGGCCGCATGGCGACCAACAAGGCCTATCTGCACTTGGGCTTGCAGCCCAAGAGCCGGGAATTGGGAATCGGGAATGGGGAGTCGGGGGCGCTGTTCTAG
- the tolA gene encoding cell envelope integrity protein TolA — translation MHAEAENRPPLTQGDNDSLLYGIALAVGVHVLIALLFFLAWWWSPVRQVEPAAGSPMVEASLVVSAADVRSAQKAVQDAPKPLPEPLPEPVKEVAEEDAVPPPQPVPVPKPQDAPTEQQKKAQDFVPVPDKVDQDRASRTAISQEKEKQEQEAKRRQEQIDLTEQKRQQEAEQKQRLAAQQEEERQKKIADIRKQREQAEREAKLAEQKLRQLADLRAKQASASAASTAQPAPGQNGTNTDLQAKYAAAIQQAVLSQWVRPDSVPLGQKCKIAIKQIPGGTVMEAKVSPDCPYDEAGRRSIEAAVLRAQPLPYRGFESVFARELTFNFTAQDR, via the coding sequence ATGCACGCTGAAGCCGAAAATCGACCGCCGCTGACCCAGGGCGACAACGACAGCCTGCTGTACGGCATCGCCCTGGCGGTGGGCGTGCACGTGCTGATCGCGCTGCTGTTCTTCCTCGCCTGGTGGTGGTCGCCGGTACGCCAGGTGGAACCGGCGGCCGGCTCGCCGATGGTCGAGGCCTCTCTGGTGGTGTCCGCCGCCGACGTGCGTTCGGCGCAGAAGGCGGTGCAGGATGCGCCCAAGCCCTTGCCCGAGCCGCTGCCCGAGCCGGTCAAGGAGGTGGCCGAGGAAGACGCCGTGCCGCCGCCGCAACCGGTGCCGGTGCCCAAGCCGCAGGACGCCCCGACCGAGCAGCAAAAGAAGGCGCAGGACTTCGTTCCGGTGCCGGACAAGGTCGACCAGGACCGCGCCAGCCGCACCGCGATCTCCCAGGAGAAGGAGAAGCAGGAGCAGGAGGCCAAGCGCCGCCAGGAACAGATCGACCTGACCGAGCAGAAGCGCCAGCAGGAGGCCGAGCAGAAGCAGCGCCTGGCCGCCCAGCAGGAAGAGGAGCGGCAGAAGAAGATCGCCGACATCCGCAAGCAGCGCGAGCAGGCCGAGCGCGAAGCCAAGCTGGCCGAGCAGAAGCTGCGCCAGCTCGCGGACCTGCGCGCCAAGCAGGCCTCGGCATCCGCCGCGTCCACCGCGCAGCCGGCGCCGGGCCAGAACGGCACCAACACCGATCTGCAGGCCAAGTACGCCGCGGCGATCCAGCAGGCGGTGCTGAGCCAGTGGGTGCGCCCGGATTCGGTGCCGCTGGGGCAGAAGTGCAAGATCGCGATCAAGCAGATTCCAGGCGGCACCGTGATGGAAGCCAAGGTCAGCCCCGACTGTCCCTACGACGAGGCGGGCCGCCGCTCGATCGAGGCGGCGGTGCTGCGCGCGCAACCGTTGCCGTATCGCGGCTTCGAGTCGGTGTTCGCGCGCGAGCTGACCTTCAACTTCACCGCGCAGGATCGCTGA
- the tolR gene encoding protein TolR → MTAAISRRKRRKLKSEINVVPYIDVMLVLLIIFMVTAPLLSLSVDVDLPDSTARSVESKKDPVIVTVDAEGRYTLTLQDGKPEKIGAPELKAKIQAFVGQNKDVPVFVAAPGSSNYQLVMDTMVMLQQAGVPKVGLMSQPGTNAR, encoded by the coding sequence ATGACTGCCGCCATTTCCCGCCGCAAGCGCCGCAAGCTCAAGTCCGAGATCAACGTCGTGCCCTACATCGACGTGATGCTGGTGCTGCTGATCATCTTCATGGTCACCGCGCCGCTGCTCAGCCTGAGCGTGGACGTGGACCTGCCCGATTCCACCGCGCGTTCGGTGGAGAGCAAGAAGGATCCGGTGATCGTCACCGTCGACGCCGAGGGGCGCTACACGCTGACCCTGCAGGACGGCAAGCCGGAGAAGATCGGCGCGCCGGAGCTGAAGGCTAAGATCCAGGCCTTCGTCGGCCAGAACAAGGACGTGCCGGTGTTCGTCGCCGCGCCCGGCAGCTCCAACTACCAGTTGGTCATGGACACCATGGTCATGCTGCAGCAGGCCGGCGTTCCCAAGGTGGGCCTGATGAGCCAGCCCGGTACCAATGCACGCTGA
- the queC gene encoding 7-cyano-7-deazaguanine synthase QueC: MKNAVVLLSGGMDSAVVVAIAREQGYAVHALSVRYGQRHTSELDAAERVAAALGAVAHKTVAVDLRSIGGSALTDDIEVPDAGGDGIPVTYVPARNTIMLSVALGWAEVLGAADIFCGVNAVDYSGYPDCRPEFIDAFQALANLATKAGVEGAGLRVHAPLQRMSKADIVREGLRLGVDFGLTVSCYRADAAGRACGHCDACRLRAAGFADAGVADPTRYA, encoded by the coding sequence ATGAAAAACGCCGTCGTCCTACTCTCAGGTGGCATGGATTCCGCCGTCGTCGTCGCCATCGCCCGTGAGCAGGGCTATGCCGTGCATGCGCTGAGCGTGCGCTACGGCCAGCGCCATACCTCGGAACTGGACGCGGCCGAGCGTGTCGCCGCCGCGCTCGGCGCGGTGGCGCACAAGACCGTCGCCGTGGACCTGCGCAGCATCGGCGGCTCCGCGCTGACCGACGACATCGAGGTGCCGGACGCCGGTGGCGACGGTATCCCGGTCACCTACGTGCCGGCGCGCAACACCATCATGCTGTCGGTGGCGCTGGGCTGGGCCGAGGTGCTGGGTGCGGCCGACATCTTCTGCGGCGTCAATGCGGTGGACTACTCGGGCTATCCGGACTGTCGCCCGGAGTTCATCGACGCGTTCCAGGCCCTGGCCAACCTGGCGACCAAGGCCGGCGTGGAAGGCGCCGGGCTGCGCGTGCACGCGCCGCTGCAGCGCATGAGCAAGGCCGACATCGTGCGCGAGGGCCTGCGCCTGGGCGTGGACTTCGGCCTGACCGTGTCCTGCTACCGCGCCGACGCCGCCGGCCGCGCCTGCGGCCACTGCGATGCCTGCCGCCTGCGCGCGGCCGGCTTCGCCGATGCCGGCGTGGCCGACCCGACCCGCTACGCCTGA
- the ybgF gene encoding tol-pal system protein YbgF gives MRIGVLTSMIVAAALVAAAPVHAQRASLADRVAVLEQQAMNTQANTDMLNQLNQLRTQMQALEATIEQLQHDNEQLKQRAKDQYLDLDGRLNRLEGGAMPPLPPAGAAAPAASAPAAKPAAAVSERPPSVHGDAGTLAATGDERTSYNVAFDALKAGKYADSANLFQSFLELYPNGVYAPNALYWLGESYYATKNFPLAEAQFRDLIGRYPTHDKASGALLKLGLSQYGEGKAQEAEQTLQQVISQYPGSDAARTAQDRLQSIRIGQQLR, from the coding sequence ATGCGTATCGGTGTCCTCACATCGATGATCGTCGCGGCGGCCCTCGTGGCCGCCGCTCCGGTTCATGCGCAACGCGCGAGTCTTGCCGATCGCGTGGCCGTGCTCGAGCAGCAGGCCATGAACACCCAGGCCAACACCGACATGCTTAACCAGCTCAACCAGCTGCGGACGCAGATGCAGGCGTTGGAAGCGACGATCGAGCAGTTGCAGCACGACAACGAACAGCTCAAGCAGCGCGCCAAGGACCAGTACCTGGACCTGGACGGCCGCCTGAACCGGCTCGAGGGTGGCGCCATGCCGCCGTTGCCGCCGGCCGGCGCTGCCGCACCGGCCGCCTCCGCACCCGCTGCCAAGCCGGCTGCCGCCGTGTCCGAACGGCCGCCGTCGGTGCATGGCGATGCCGGCACGCTCGCCGCCACCGGCGACGAGCGCACCAGCTACAACGTCGCCTTCGACGCGCTGAAGGCCGGCAAGTACGCCGACTCGGCGAACCTGTTCCAGAGCTTTCTCGAGCTGTACCCGAACGGCGTCTATGCCCCCAATGCCTTGTACTGGCTTGGCGAGAGCTATTACGCCACCAAGAATTTCCCGCTGGCCGAGGCGCAGTTCCGCGACCTGATCGGCCGCTACCCGACGCACGACAAGGCGTCCGGCGCCCTGCTCAAGCTGGGCCTGTCGCAGTACGGCGAAGGCAAGGCGCAGGAAGCCGAGCAGACCCTGCAGCAGGTGATCAGCCAGTATCCGGGATCGGATGCGGCGCGCACCGCCCAGGACCGCCTCCAGTCGATCCGCATCGGCCAGCAGTTGCGCTGA
- the tolQ gene encoding protein TolQ, whose amino-acid sequence MIALLLALQDTVVEALPQDVTQTAAQAVAHTASHGGINYLDLMVKASLPVKVIVLLLLLGSLISWVIIFRKARVFKQANREADDFENRFWSGTDLTKLYAGAADRNRVVGGLEAIFEAGFREFTRLRDKRKLDARIQLEGAQRAMRATYAREVDRLERNLELLANIGSTAPYVGLVGTVFGIMVTMHDMINSGQQAGIAAVAPGISEALFATAIGLFVAIPAVWAYNRFTTRVERLAVRFETFSEEFSSILQRQASGD is encoded by the coding sequence ATGATCGCATTGCTCCTGGCCCTGCAGGACACGGTGGTGGAGGCGCTGCCGCAGGACGTGACCCAGACCGCCGCGCAGGCCGTCGCCCATACCGCCAGCCACGGCGGCATCAACTACCTGGACCTGATGGTCAAGGCCAGCCTGCCGGTCAAGGTGATCGTGCTGCTGCTGCTGCTCGGCTCGCTGATCAGTTGGGTGATCATCTTCCGCAAGGCGCGGGTGTTCAAGCAGGCCAACCGCGAGGCGGACGACTTCGAGAACCGGTTCTGGTCCGGCACCGACCTGACCAAGCTCTATGCCGGCGCGGCCGACCGCAACCGCGTGGTCGGCGGGCTGGAGGCGATCTTCGAGGCCGGCTTCCGCGAGTTCACCCGCCTGCGCGACAAGCGCAAGCTCGACGCGCGCATCCAGCTGGAAGGCGCGCAGCGGGCGATGCGCGCGACCTATGCACGCGAGGTGGATCGCCTGGAGCGCAACCTGGAACTGCTCGCCAACATCGGCTCCACCGCGCCCTACGTGGGTCTGGTCGGCACCGTGTTCGGCATCATGGTGACCATGCACGACATGATCAACAGCGGCCAGCAGGCGGGCATCGCCGCGGTCGCGCCGGGCATCTCCGAGGCGCTGTTCGCGACCGCCATCGGCCTGTTCGTGGCGATCCCGGCGGTGTGGGCCTACAACCGCTTCACCACCCGGGTCGAGCGCCTGGCCGTGCGCTTCGAGACCTTCTCCGAAGAGTTCAGCTCCATCCTGCAGCGCCAGGCCAGCGGCGACTGA
- the ruvA gene encoding Holliday junction branch migration protein RuvA — translation MIGRLRGILAYKQPPWLVIDVGGVGYELEAPMSTFYDLPDVGRDVILFTHYAQKEDSVSLYGFLREGERRLFRDVQRVSGIGAKIALAVLSGVSVDEFARLITSADVTALTRIPGIGKKTAERMVVELRDRAADFSGGAPITGQLGTDAVSEATVALQQLGYKPAEAAKMARDAAADGDEVATVIRKALQAALR, via the coding sequence ATGATCGGCCGTCTGCGCGGGATCCTGGCCTACAAGCAGCCGCCGTGGCTGGTGATCGACGTGGGCGGCGTGGGGTATGAGCTGGAGGCGCCGATGAGCACCTTCTACGACCTGCCCGACGTCGGTCGTGACGTGATCCTGTTCACCCACTACGCGCAGAAGGAGGACAGCGTGTCGCTGTACGGCTTCCTGCGCGAGGGCGAGCGGCGCCTGTTCCGCGACGTGCAGCGGGTCAGCGGGATCGGCGCGAAGATCGCGCTGGCGGTGCTGTCCGGGGTCAGCGTCGACGAATTCGCGCGGCTGATCACCAGCGCTGACGTCACCGCGCTGACCCGCATCCCCGGCATCGGCAAGAAGACCGCCGAGCGCATGGTGGTGGAACTGCGCGACCGCGCGGCCGACTTCAGCGGCGGCGCGCCGATCACCGGCCAACTGGGTACCGACGCGGTCTCCGAGGCCACGGTGGCGCTGCAGCAGCTCGGCTACAAGCCGGCCGAGGCGGCGAAGATGGCGCGCGACGCCGCCGCCGACGGCGACGAGGTCGCCACGGTGATCCGCAAGGCCCTGCAGGCCGCGTTGCGCTGA
- the tolB gene encoding Tol-Pal system beta propeller repeat protein TolB — protein sequence MKKLPRWLAVLTALLLPLAASAQDKGLEIDIVGGNASATPITVVPMPYQGSAAAPSTDVAAVVRADLDRSGQFRNLPEAQIVERPTRGSEVQYATWRALKQDYLVAGRVMDAGEGAYRVEYELFDVAKGERMLGLAMTARASAMRDVAHQMADAIYEKITGVRGAFWTRIAYVTASGKGGAMRYALMVADSDGFNPQTIVRSAEPLLSPNWSPDGKKLAYVSFERGNSSIYIQDIATGARQLVSSFRGINGAPSFSPDGKKLALALSRSGNPEIYVMDLGSKQLTQLTNHFGIDTEPTWAPDGGSIYFTSDRGGRPQIYQVAATGGSANRVTFQGNYNATASVSFDGNKIAVAQGSGNTYKIAMMDRSLGSPRWSTLSTGSLDESPSFAPNASMVLYAAREGGRGVLYAVSADARVRQRLVLADGDVREPSWSPYRTAR from the coding sequence ATGAAGAAACTGCCGCGCTGGCTTGCCGTCCTGACCGCCCTGTTGCTCCCCTTGGCCGCGTCCGCGCAGGACAAGGGTCTGGAAATCGACATCGTCGGCGGCAACGCCTCGGCGACCCCGATCACCGTCGTGCCGATGCCGTACCAGGGCTCGGCCGCCGCGCCGTCCACCGACGTCGCCGCGGTGGTCCGTGCCGACCTGGATCGGTCCGGCCAGTTCCGCAACCTGCCCGAGGCGCAGATCGTCGAGCGCCCGACCCGCGGCAGCGAAGTGCAGTACGCCACCTGGCGCGCGCTCAAGCAGGACTACCTGGTCGCCGGCCGGGTGATGGACGCGGGCGAGGGCGCCTACCGGGTCGAATACGAACTGTTCGACGTGGCCAAGGGCGAGCGCATGCTCGGCCTGGCGATGACCGCCCGCGCCAGCGCGATGCGCGACGTGGCGCACCAGATGGCCGATGCGATCTACGAAAAGATCACCGGCGTGCGCGGCGCGTTCTGGACCCGCATCGCCTACGTCACCGCCAGCGGCAAGGGCGGGGCGATGCGCTATGCGCTGATGGTCGCCGACTCCGACGGCTTCAACCCGCAGACCATCGTGCGCTCGGCCGAGCCGCTGCTGTCGCCGAACTGGAGCCCGGACGGCAAGAAGCTGGCCTACGTGAGCTTCGAGCGCGGCAACTCCTCGATCTACATCCAGGACATCGCCACCGGCGCGCGCCAACTGGTCTCCAGCTTCCGCGGCATCAACGGCGCCCCGTCGTTCTCGCCGGACGGCAAGAAGCTGGCCCTGGCGCTGTCGCGCAGCGGCAATCCGGAGATCTACGTGATGGACCTGGGCAGCAAGCAGCTGACCCAGCTGACCAACCATTTCGGCATCGACACCGAGCCGACCTGGGCGCCGGACGGCGGCTCGATCTACTTCACCTCCGACCGCGGCGGCCGCCCGCAGATCTACCAGGTCGCGGCGACCGGCGGCAGCGCCAACCGGGTGACCTTCCAGGGCAACTACAACGCCACCGCCAGCGTGTCCTTCGACGGCAACAAGATCGCCGTCGCCCAGGGCAGCGGCAACACCTACAAGATCGCGATGATGGATCGCAGCCTGGGTTCGCCCCGCTGGAGCACGTTGTCTACGGGCTCGCTGGACGAGTCGCCGAGCTTCGCTCCCAACGCCAGCATGGTCCTGTATGCCGCCCGCGAAGGCGGACGTGGCGTGCTTTACGCGGTTTCGGCCGATGCCCGCGTCCGTCAGCGCCTGGTGCTGGCCGATGGCGATGTGCGCGAGCCGTCGTGGTCGCCGTATCGGACCGCGCGTTGA